The DNA sequence GAACATTTGCTGATAAACCTTTTTTTGTCTTCTTATCACTGATATGGTGCTTGATTATTTCTGCTTTATGCCAAATATAGTTCTGCACCCCTAAGAAATGAATATACTTGAAATTTAAAGGGTAACCTCTCACCCAATGTGCAGAAAAGCCAAAATCTAAGTTTCGGTCTTTTAATCTCCTTCTTCAAGTTCAAAAATCTCATTGACCGAAATGCCGAACACTCTTGAAAGTTTTAACGCCAATAGCGTTGAGGGCACATAACGGTTTTTTTCAATGGAATTGATGGTCTGCCGTGACACACTCAACAGGTTGGCCAACTCTTCTTGGGTCAAATCTTTTATGGCCCTTTGTACCTTCAAATTGTTTTTCATTTCATTGCACGCTTCAACATATTGAAAAACATGATCTGAATCAACAGAATGAACAAAATCACCTGAAAGTAACTAGTACTCATTTCTGCTTTGCCATTGACCAAATAATTTACTCCATATTCCACATACGGCTGTATAAGGGTGTATAAGACCCCCATGATGAATGCCAGTCTATAGCTCAGCCCCCTAAGACTTACCATCAATTCATCTTCAACCTTTTCTTTTGAAATGGACACTATTAAAAAACCCAGAATCATCAAGTTGTGCATTATAGGTTTGACCCACTCTGGCCCATCGACAAATTTGTTGGCCACCATGAGCAAAAAAGCTGCGATGACAATGATCCATCCTATTTTTTTATACCGATTTGACAATTGAAAATTGCCCCAGCGACGTAGTTTGGCAACTTCTGACTCACAAAACTCTTTCATAATTATACGGTTTAATCACTGTAAAAGTATAGTTTTTTTTACTTAATGACAAATAAACTTTACATTTCATTACAGCACACTTCTTTGATTCCCGTTGAACCGTGATGTGCAAATACTGTCTCCGAAATACAGATGGATTTTCTAATTTTAAAAGATGCTAAACTAGATTGTCCATGAAAACCACCATCATCTCTGACATACACGACCATGTCTGGAACCTTCAAAAAGCACTTGAAAGGCCCGAATTACAGGCTACGGAGGCACTTATTTGCTGTGGTGACCTTTGTTCACCCTTTATAATCAAACTTTTGGGGCAAGGGTATGGTAACCCAATCCACATCGTGCTTGGCAACAACGACGGTGATGTCGCTTCTATCGTTAAAGTGGCCCAAAATTTTTCGAACATCCATATTCACGGCGAATATTTCAGGGGTGATTTGGGAGGCATCTCGGTTGCCGCAAACCACTACCCCGAAAAGGCTCGATCGTTGGCCGAAAATGGGGGTTATGATGTAGTCTGCTATGGTCATAACCACATCTTGCTCGCTGATGAAATGGTCGGTGATACCCTACTCATCAATCCTGGGGCCATTATGGGCTATCATGGCGGCGAACTAAAAGACCTGTCCGCCACTTTTTTGGTTCTGGACACCGAGACACGCGAAGCAACAGTTTATCACTTGTAGAAACACTTTGCCGTAAAATGCAGTTTTTTTCTCCCATCCCATAAAAAAACCTATTTTTAGTGCACCGCATCTTTTGGCTTTTCTATGTCAAAGTTCAGACGACTGATAAAACTTGTAGGGCCTGGGCTATTGTTTGCCAGTATGGCCATCGGCACCTCGCATCTGGTGCTCTCTACAAAAGCAGGTGCCCAGTATGGCTGGGTTATGGTCATCCCCATCATTTTGGCCAATGTACTGAAATACCCCTTTTTTGAATTCGGTGTCAGGTACACCAACGTGACCCACAACAGTTTGATACAGGGGTATCGAAATTTGGGCAAAAGCTATCTCTGGGTCTATGCACTGGTAACCGTAGTATCTATTTTCACATTATTGGCCGCCCTTTATGTGGTCACTTCCGGATTGCTCATCAATCTTTTAAAGATATCGGGAATAAGTATCAGCATGACCGCTTTGGGCCTTTTTGCCTTTATCAGTACCCTGCTCATCATTGGGCGGTATAAATTTCTGGAGAATTCATTGAAAGTGGTCATTTCCATCTTGTTTGTGGCCCTTTTGGTCACTACGGCCATGGTACTGTACAAAGGCCAAATCGAGCCCGTTGAAAATTTTCAGCGACCTGAAATATTCAACGAAGTGGGCATTTTATTCCTTATCAGTCTTATGGGATGGATGCCCACAGCCGTCGAGGCCTCTGGATGGGTAAGCTTATGGAGCATCGAAAAACTTAAGGCCACCGAAGAAAAACCAACAGTCAAAGAATCGCTCAGTGAGTTCAATCTGGGCTATTTTATGACAGCCCTGCTCGCCATTTTCTTTTTGATCATTGGTTGGATGACCTTATACGGTTCTGGCACAGAGCTTAGCGGCAATGCGGTGGTCTTTGCCGATCAAGTGGTCAACCTTTTTACCGCCCATATTGGCAACTGGGCCTATATTTTTATAGCGGTGGCGGCCTTTGCCACCATGTTCAGCACCTGTATGACCGCTCATGATGCCATCGCTAGGGTCAGCCTCGATGTGTTGGACAAGTTGTATCCCAATAAAAAAGTCTTTACCCAAAAATCTTCTTCTTTTGCCTTAACAGTTTTGCTCATGGCTCTTATCAACTGGATCGTCATCACGCTGTTCAGCGCCAATATGGGGCAATTGGTGGCCTTGGCCACTTTCGTTTCTTTTGTGATGGCCCCTATCGTGGGCTGGATGAATCTCAAGGCGGTACTGGGCAAGGATATGCCCATGGCCTACCGTCCCAAAAAAGGACTGCAGGGACTTACCTATGTCGGAATGGTCTTTCTTTCGCTATTTGCACTTTACTACTGTTGGGTGCTCTGGTTCTAACGGCACACCATTCAAAATCAATCAAATAGAATATTGTCGTTCAAGATCACAATAAGCGAACGCTGGTTCTGTAGGTGCAGCATTTCCAAACAAAACGCCCCGTTGTGACAATTGTTCAAAATTTTCTGTTCACCATACCCAATGGAATACAAAATATTGGAAGCGGGCACACCCTTTTGAAGCAAGTATTCTTTAATGGCATCTGACCGGCCCTGAGTCAACCTAAAGTTTGCTGCACTACCGCCACGGCTATCGGTATGGGTCTCGATGCGCAATTGTACCGCGGGAAACTGCCCAACAAAACTCACTACTTTGTCCAACTCCGTGGCAATTTCAGGAGTAATCTTCTTTAGGCCTCTACCAAAGTAGAATTTACGGAGCTTGATTACCTTTTGGTCTTCTTTTTCTTCTACCAGATCATCGTATGCTGCTAGGCCTATAGGTATCTTGAAACCTTCCTTTTGATCTAATCCTTCCAAAAATTGGAGTTTTTCGGCAAATAGTGAGTGTCGATCTTTGGTGGCCTGTAAAACTACCTCTTCACGCCAAGGAATCTCCAATCGATAATCACCATCTT is a window from the Muricauda sp. SCSIO 65647 genome containing:
- a CDS encoding helix-turn-helix transcriptional regulator — protein: MKNNLKVQRAIKDLTQEELANLLSVSRQTINSIEKNRYVPSTLLALKLSRVFGISVNEIFELEEGD
- a CDS encoding YfcE family phosphodiesterase codes for the protein MKTTIISDIHDHVWNLQKALERPELQATEALICCGDLCSPFIIKLLGQGYGNPIHIVLGNNDGDVASIVKVAQNFSNIHIHGEYFRGDLGGISVAANHYPEKARSLAENGGYDVVCYGHNHILLADEMVGDTLLINPGAIMGYHGGELKDLSATFLVLDTETREATVYHL
- a CDS encoding NRAMP family divalent metal transporter; the protein is MSKFRRLIKLVGPGLLFASMAIGTSHLVLSTKAGAQYGWVMVIPIILANVLKYPFFEFGVRYTNVTHNSLIQGYRNLGKSYLWVYALVTVVSIFTLLAALYVVTSGLLINLLKISGISISMTALGLFAFISTLLIIGRYKFLENSLKVVISILFVALLVTTAMVLYKGQIEPVENFQRPEIFNEVGILFLISLMGWMPTAVEASGWVSLWSIEKLKATEEKPTVKESLSEFNLGYFMTALLAIFFLIIGWMTLYGSGTELSGNAVVFADQVVNLFTAHIGNWAYIFIAVAAFATMFSTCMTAHDAIARVSLDVLDKLYPNKKVFTQKSSSFALTVLLMALINWIVITLFSANMGQLVALATFVSFVMAPIVGWMNLKAVLGKDMPMAYRPKKGLQGLTYVGMVFLSLFALYYCWVLWF